The Xenopus tropicalis strain Nigerian chromosome 2, UCB_Xtro_10.0, whole genome shotgun sequence genome window below encodes:
- the spice1 gene encoding spindle and centriole-associated protein 1 isoform X4 — MSYLRAGRTSTNVSLTKKPSKGKKKPQARKEWDSTVSDLTVLRATNEELEHRREIHRSKNQWLARWELQNKATNKKSEKENGGYSALLENSRLALMKEILSDQYLMNDVLERSDRALAVVKDLFGDAPRRHTGFPSVTMAPSCDLDTSRAPIVQKKDPPTQLSILSESIMDSQAINEVDKSLSPAEYSDSEAEVTISTQPNRKAERGQQLLSGEGPKNEAFITPCKSGGDPSQTHCALNATTAVNRVKVRRTEEESPKPEESESIIGRVLNPQGKANKRISSKGKKTRSATPSHTKDLSACRESQHELTASNQSSLGLLNSMIQEVEQDLAEYERQTGREVISAPPAHGLTGFTLSLVSSLKRVVSYLKESDLLLQREVKERQHLQGELVEQRLMLDALTAEILTLKEGNNIHENHLQTKQRPEVGGDKMAAIPQEMEELPVVSEEPCRTSAECNLSKVNQFLDSQDGPDTDDKHGRLGVSKEECGPCLYPQGRAAEEPRLASSVPSRMFQQAVLLSPPRQKTVSELSSQSAVPKSYKHSNRPAQGGQQVSHHPTASTEKEPPSQGLEMGQNQINRLQNEDLVSHMQQLALQNAALKAQLGQIHFPPAGNAPEGGKSVPAEENRNPEPATDPPQNKAAQVPGSLEMRIAELNRQSAEARNKLLKLIEQQKQSIVVSPTLSPITPQDRRTDSSLDTTPPSSCRTSGTRFSSASNKSTSSINSSFGSVRSASAGRRSQVRYKPVLLSCSTVSALGQNQAE; from the exons ATGTCTTATTTAAGAGCCGGCAGGACTTCAACGAATGTTTCACTCACAAAGAAGCCATCGAAGGGCAAAAAGAAACCGCAGGCCAGAAAGGAATGGGAT AGTACAGTCAGTGATCTCACGGTGCTCCGTGCCACAAATGAAGAGCTG GAGCACCGGCGGGAGATACACAGATCCAAGAACCAGTGGCTGGCTCGTTGGGAACTCCAGAACAAAGCGACAAATAAAAAGTCGGAGAAAGAAAATGGAGGATATTCAGCTCTTTTGGAAAATTCACGCCTAGCTCTAATGAAGGAG ATCCTTTCTGATCAGTATTTGATGAATGATGTATTGGAGAGGTCAGACCGAGCCCTTGCTGTAGTGAAGGACCTGTTTGGAGATGCTCCTCGCAGACACACAG GATTTCCCAGTGTGACTATGGCTCCTTCCTGTGATCTGGACACATCCCGAGCACCCATAGTGCAGAAGAAGGATCCCCCAACCCAGCTTTCTATTCTGAGCGAGTCAATCATGGATTCCCAG GCTATCAATGAAGTGGACAAATCACTGAGTCCGGCTGAATACAGCGACAGTGAAGCTGAGGTTACTATTAGCACGCAACCCAACAGAAAGGCAGAGAG GGGACAACAGTTGCTGAGTGGGGAGGGACCAAAGAATGAGGCCTTTATAACCCCTTGCAAATCAGGAGGTGACCCATCGCAAACACACTGTG CTCTAAACGCCACCACGGCAGTCAACAGAGTGAAAGTGCGCAGAACAGAGGAAGAGTCGCCAAAGCCGGAGGAATCAGAATCTATTATAGGCCGCGTTCTAAATCCCCAGGGGAAGGCAAATAAGAGAATCTCATCAAAAG GAAAGAAAACCCGTAGCGCAACCCCCTCTCACACCAAGGATCTGAGTGCTTGCAGGGAATCCCAGCACGAACTGACAGCCAGCAACCAGTCCAGCCTGGGCCTCCTGAACTCTATGATCCAGGAAGTAGAGCAGGATCTGGCCGAGTATGAGAGGCAGACAGGACGGGAAGTGATATCCGCACCCCCAGCTCATGGTCTGACAGGATTCACTCTCTCTCTTGTCAGCTCGTTGAAACGAGTGGTGTCGTACCTGAAGGAG AGTGACCTGCTGCTGCAGCGAGAGGTGAAGGAGAGGCAGCACCTGCAGGGGGAGCTAGTGGAACAGAGGCTGATGCTCGATGCTCTGACTGCAGAAATTCTCACCCTGAAAGAAGGAAACAACATCCATGAG AATCACTTACAGACCAAACAGCGCCCAGAAGTAGGAGGGGACAAGATGGCTGCCATCCCCCAAGAAATGGAAGAGCTTCCTGTAGTCAGTGAAGAACCTTGCAGAACCTCAGCTGAGTGCAACCTTTCCAAGGTCAATCAATTCCTGGATTCGCAGG ATGGGCCAGATACAGATGATAAACACGGCAGACTTGGGGTGTCCAAGGAAGAATGTGGCCCCTGTTTGTACCCCCAGGGCAGAGCTGCGGAGGAGCCCAGATTAGCCAGCTCTGTACCCTCACGTATGTTCCAGCAAGCTGTCTTGTTATCCCCTCCCAGGCAGAAAACTGTCAGTGaactcagcagccaatcagcag TTCCCAAGAGTTACAAACATAGTAACCGCCCAGCCCAGGGGGGCCAACAAGTCAGCCATCATCCTACTGCATCTACAGAAAAGGAACCCCCCAGCCAAGGACTAGAAATGGGTCAAAACCAAATAAATCGCCTTCAAAACGAGGACCTTGTTTCCCATATGCAGCAGCTGGCGCTTCAGAATGCAGCACTTAAGGCTCAGCTTGGGCAAATACACTTTCCTCCAGCAGGAAATGCCCCAGAAGGGGGCAAATCTGTGCCAGCCGAAGAGAACCGTAATCCAGAACCTGCTACGGATCCACCG CAGAACAAAGCAGCTCAGGTCCCAGGGAGCCTGGAGATGCGCATCGCAGAGTTAAACAGGCAGAGTGCAGAAGCGCGGAACAAGCTCCTAAAACTTATTGAGCAGCAGAAGCAGAGCATTGTGGTTTCTCCCAcattatctcccataaccccccaGGACAGGCGCACAG ATTCCTCCCTGGATACGACCCCCCCTTCCTCCTGCAGGACCTCGGGCACAAG GTTCTCCAGTGCATCTAACAAGAGCACCTCTTCCATCAACTCGTCTTTTGGGAGTGTGAGATCGGCCTCTGCTGGGCGGAGGTCCCAGGTACGGTATAAACCTGTATTGCTGAGCTGTAGTACGGTGTCTGCACTGGGCCAAAATCAAGCAGAATAA